The Aulosira sp. FACHB-615 region GATGTATTAACAGTACAAGAAGATCAGCGTACTGGTTTTCCAGATCCTCTCATACTAGATCGCGCAACAGAACTTGAGCGAGTTTTGTTTTCCCAAGATGAAGATTTTTTAGCTGAAGCCAACCGTCGTCAAGATGAAGCTATAGACTTTGCGGGTGTAATTTATGCTCATAAACTAAGAGTTTCTGTTGGTGATTGTGTACGTGATTTAGAAATTATTGCTAAAGCTGCTGATCCTGAAGAATTGAAAAATTGCATTCAATACTTACCTTTGTAAGTGCGATCGCTAAATCCTGTTGGATATTTATAGCCTATTCTCAAAGAGACAAAAATCATCACCAGATTTCCGTCAAATCCAAAACAAATCCTGGTAAAACATCTTCTCCCGATAAAGTTTTTGGACTTTGTAAAATTTCAACTTCTTGATTGGGACGATAAATTTCCACCTGCTGCTGTTGGCGATTAATTAAGCATCCCAATTTCGCGCTATTCTCCATATATTCTCTCATTTTGGCGCGTGTCTTTTCTAGAGAATCACTGGGAGACATTAATTCCACGACAAAATCGGGACACAAAGGTGCAAATCTTTCTTTTTCAGCTTGAGTCAAAGCGTTCCATCGTTCCATCTTCACCCAAGACGCATCCGGGGAACGTTCTGCACTATTAGGAAGTTTGAACCCAGCAGAAGAGTCAAAGGATTTTCCTAGCTGATTCTGACGACTCCAAGCTCTTAACTGATAAGTTATGTCGGCATTGTAGTAACCAGTTTCGCTTCCTGTCGGTGGCATAATAATTAATTCCCCTGTAGCTGTACGTTCAAATCTCAAGTCACGATTATTTTGACAAAGTTGAAAAAACTGCTCGTCAGTTAAGTCAATATTTAATTCCAGGGGAGTAGGTAAACTGACGGTGTTAGTGTTCATATTATCTGTACAAAGAGCAGCAATATATTTTTCAATTTTAGTATCGTTTGTGTATAGCAATCTTAAATCATTCGTGATCACTAAGCTCATCGACTTCTTGAAGAAGTCGGGGAGCTAAACCCCACAAATTAGTTATGACAAACAAACCCATTATTGCTATTGAAAACCTCAATCACTACTTTGGTTATGGGCCATTGCGTAAGCAAGTCTTGTTTAAAATCAACTTAGAAATTAACGCTGGTGAAATTATTATTTTGACAGGCCCTTCTGGTTCTGGTAAAACTACCTTATTGACTTTAGTTGGTGGGTTGCGCTCTCCACAATTTGGCAGTTTGCAGGTTTTAGGACAAGAACTTTGTGGTGCAACAGCAGAACAATTAGTTAAAACTCGCCGCCATAATGGTTATATTTTTCAGGCACACAACCTGCATGGTAGTTTAACAGCAGTGCAGAATGTCAAAGTTGGTTTAGAATTACACACTCATATTAGTTCCCAAGAAATCCAAACTCGCTCAATTCAGATGTTAGAGCAAGTTGGCTTGGGAAATCATTTACATTACTATCCCGACAAATTATCAGGCGGACAAAAACAACGAGTTGCGATCGCCCGCGCTTTGGTGAGTTATCCCAAAATTGTTTTAGCCGATGAACCAACAGCCGCCCTTGATAGTCAATCAGGTCGAGATGTTGTCAATCTGATGCAAAAACTCGCCAAGGAACAAGGTTGTACAATCCTCATGGTGACACATGACCATCGCATTTTAGACATAGCCGATCGCATTGTGCAGATGGAAGATGGCAAACTAGTCCAAGCCGTCAAGCTGTAAGATGATTCACAACATTGTCGTGTGGTTGCAATATCGTCGTCACATCTATGTGTGATATTGAATGCTGTATTTGGTTACAAAATGCTTTTTTTTGGGTATTAAGGTAGGACTTCCTACCTTTTTTTTTATTACAACACAGAGGTAGCAAAGATATATTCCTTTGCTACCCCAGCTTGACTAACTACTCAAGGCTTTGATAAACCGTTGCAAACTCTTAAACATACTGGGCTTTTTCACAGGTGTAGCGTCACTTGAACCCTGCGATCGCCCTTGTAGGAGAAGATAATCTATATCATCGCCTGATGGTTTTTTGGGTAGTTCCGCAATTATTTCCCAATTTTCGCCTTTTTGTACCAAAACTTCCCACTGTCCGGGATAGCAGCGAAATACAGCCGTGGTTTCATCAACTGGGCGCAGGTAGTAACAAGATTCAATGGTATTCAGAAACCGTTGGCGAATTTGTCTGGCTGCGTAACCAATACCCACAGTTCCAGAATCTTCGAGGCGTGGATTTAACATGACCAATGGGCGATCGCCAATAATTTCACAAACTTTTTCTAATTGGGGTATTTCCACAGAAGTGGGGGAAACAAATAAGAAAATTTCGTCTTCTGGCTGAATTTTAGATTGAATCGAAACAGCCCTACCTGTACCAATATCCAGAATTTGGAATGGTGCATCTACCCAATCACGGCGGGCTAAGGCTGCACCACCAGCATCAGCAAAGAACACTTTCAACCGCGATTCATATTCAGCAAATAGCGGTATAAATTGTTCTGCTATGGGCATTTGTTTGAGTTCTGGGAACAGCAAATCAATTTGGACACGATTGTAACCGTCTGCTAAAGCGGCTTTTGTCGCCTCACGGGCTTGAGCGATCGCATCTTCAAGTGTATCGGGAAGTTGACTCATAGTTTATATCAGGTTTGAGTAATTGAATCACCAATGCCTAATTTTTGCAGTTTTACCGCCCAGCGATCGCTTACTCAACCACAAACCTTACTTCATCTGTAACTTTTCTGGCTTCTCCTCTGGCCCCACATTAGCTATTTCATAACCATTCGGGTAACTGCGGATAGGAGAATCAATATAAAAATTAGTCTGAGTGCGAGGTGGAAGCCAGTGCATTAATCTGGCGCGGAATTTGAGGATTTTGACCATAAAAGAACGCAGCAATGGTGAAGGATGTTCAAAACCAAAGGCATCAAGCATTGTCTCATCAAGTAAGGCATAGACGATTGGTTTCAAAGGTTTTCGCATCCACCAAGGAAACCAACTTAAAAATAAAGCAAGTGTTGATTCTCCAATACGGCGGTTTGTGTCAGAATAGCGAAAATTTTCCTTTTCGTAATTGAGTTTATAGCGTTCAAATTCTGCGTAGGTTTCGGGAATATTTTCAATGTGCATCCTCTTACCGACTTCTCGCCAAAAGTAAAAGGACGCTAATTTTTCTTGCTCGCACATCAACCGCCAACCAAAATTAGCATTCCAGTGGATAGGATCATAAATAAAGGTCGAAAGCACATATAAGAAATCGGCGTTGTCAATTTTAAAGCGTCCGTGGATGGCGTTCATCCGTTGCAATGCTTGTTGACCGCGATCGCTTTCATAACCCCATTTAACAATTTCTACCAACAAAATCGATGTGTCGTCATAGCGTTTTTGCGGACGCTGATGAAATTCTTTGGTCTTATCGAGTAATTTAGACATGCTGGGAACACAGTAAGTTCGCATTAAGGCTATTTCCAGCGATCGCTGCATCTCCCACGAAAATTCATAACCCGACATCAGATAATATATCTGGCTATGGTCAGTTACTGGGTCAAGTTGCTGAATCCGATTAAGGTTTTGGTAACGGTTGGGAAGCATAATTCATCACCATGACTGTATTTATTCTTAATCATTTCTGTCAGGATTGATTTATCACTTTTTATTATGTTATTTTTAATCAGACCAATCGGTCGGTAATGCTTTTATGTCCAAAGGTGAAGAAACCAAAACTCGCATTCTCCAACAAGCGGCGGAACTGTTTAACCAACAGGGATATGCGGGTTCGTCAATTTCAGATATTATGCGTGTTACCGGATTGCAGAAAGGAGGAATTTACAATCACTTTTCTAGTAAAGATGAACTAGCACTCCAAGCCTTTGATTTTGCGATCGCGCTTGTCAGCCAGCGTACAAAAGCCGCTATTCGGAGTAAACACCATGCAAGTGAACGTCTAGAAGCGATTATGGAAGTATTTAGCAGTTTTGTTGAGCATCCGCCAATTAAAGGCGGTTGTCCACTGTTAAATACAGCAATTGAAAGTGATGATGCTCATCCAGCATTGCGCGATCGGGCGCGACAAGCAATGAACTCTTGGCTTAACTTAATTTCTCAAATTATTACCAAGGGAATTAATCGAGGTGAAATTCGCACTGAAGTAAATGCTGAGGAAGTCGCAACTATTATTATTGCTACCTTAGAAGGTGCAATCATGATGAGCAAATTATACAACGATGTAATTCATATCCAAAGAGCAGTTACTCATTTAAAACAGTATATAAACACTAATCTTAAAAGCTATGGTACAAGTTAAAGTATATGGTTTAGCCGATAAACTAAATCCAATTAAATCAGATTTATCCCACATTATTCATACCGCACTAATAGAAATTATCAAAGTTACCCCTGAAAAGAAATTTCAGCGATTTTTCCCCTTAGAAGCAGAAAACTTTTACTATCCTCAAGACAGGTCAGATAATTATCTAGTCATCGAAATTATCATGTTTGAAGGGCGCTCAATCGAAACCAAAAAACAGCTACTTCACCAACTTATGGAAAATATTCATAAAACCTTTGATATTTCTCTGAATGATATTGAAATTACCATTTTTGAAACTGCAAAATCTAACTGGGGCATTAGAGGAACAACCGGAGATGAATTAAATTTGAATTACAAGGTAGAAGTTTAAATTTATGCCTAAGTCGTAAATCAAAATACCACTTTCTATAATTATCTTTCTTGGATAATTATTCATTTTTTTGCCTAATCACAAACCGTTCGGTCTTTTATTTTGAGGAATATTACCTGATGTTGAAGTTTTACTACAATCCCATTTCCCCGAATGCGCGGCGTGTATGGCTCACTTTACTAGAAAAAGAAATTGCTTTTGAGCCAATCTTGATGAATTTAGATGGTGATCAATTACAAGCAGAATTTTTAAAAGTTAATCCTTTTCATCATATTCCAGTCCTAGTTGATGATGACTTACAAATAGTCGAATCTCTGGCAATTATGGACTATTTAGAAGCAAAATATCCTACACCTTCACTACTACCCAAAGAAAATCAAGCTTTAGCAAAAGTGCGGATGGTACAGTATGTGACTGCTAATGAATTATTTCCACAAATAGTCTCATTAATTTATGAAAATACAGCCTCACCACAATTTCTTAAAGCCACACAACATATAGATAAAGTGCTGCTATTCTTGACGGAATTATTGGGTAATTCTTTCTACTTTGGCAGTGAACAGTTAACTTTAGCAGATATAGTTGCTGGTATAGCTGTGTCTTCCTTACCAAGTTTAGGCATTAACTTGAGTAATTATCCCAAGATAAATGAATGGACTGAGCGACTTATGCAACGTCCAGTCTGGCAGAAAACAAAATTGAGTGCAGATGATTTTGAACAGTTCAAGCGGCGAGTCCGAATTTTAGTAAAGTTGCGTAGGCGGGAGTTAAATCGGGGAAATAAAGCACAGGTTTAGGATTATCGATTAGCTACCAAATTATCGTCGAAAAACATGGTGGTAGCTTGGAATGTGTTTCCGAACCAGGTAAAGGGACAGAATTTTTGATTAAGATTTCGGTAAAGTTACACAAAAATGCTTAAACCACAAATAGCATCTCTCCCTTGTCTACCTTGTCTTTGTTGAGTATCCAGACAAAATTAATTACACACATTTTTTCTGTTACCTGTTCCCTATCGCCACGAATGAATTTAATTTTGTCCAACTACTTATTCACCTATCAACTAAGACTGCTAGTAGTAGAGATAAAATCAATCATACCTCTGGGTAAATACGCAAAGGTGTCAGCGATCGCCTAAACTATTTAACATAGGATTAGCGATACAACCGTAAGCCATGCAAAATCTCAATCAATTCAGCACTACAGGGCTAAGTTTACAGCTATTCCATGTTCAAACCAACACCGCTTTTGACATACCACCAAATTTAACGGTCATCCGGCTTGGTAAGTCAAATGACCAAAATCCCCCAGATATTGATTTTTCCAGTTTGCCAAATGCAGAAGTTGTTTCTCGCGCTCATGCTCAAATTATCGTCGAGAATGGCAACTACTTGATTGAAGACTTAGGTAGTTCTAACGGCACATTTGTTAACGATGTCAAGCTAGACGCGGGAACTAGATATCAGTTAACAGTAGGCGATCGCATTAACTTTGGTCAAGGTGATGCCATCACTTTCATTTGGCAAAATTCCCCAGCTTTAGCGACAGTAGTTCATAGCACGCAAATTGTACCCCCACCAGTTCAGCAGAAGCAACCAATCGTGGTAGATAAAACAACTAAGCTGATAGGTTTAAGCTTGATAGTTGCCAGCATTGTACTGTTAACTGCCAATGTGAGAATCGGCATATTTTTTGGTTTACCTAGCATTGCGCTTTGTTTTGCTGGAATTTTTGTATTGTGTCAACAACGGATCAATCGTCATCTCGGCTGGATTTTGATTGCTATCGGAATCCTCATAATTATATTTACTGGTCGGATTTTTGCCTCAGTTAACTTGTTATTGTTAATCGCCACCTCAACTTTATTCTTTATTGGTTATCTACTTTTCACAACAGGTAAAATATTGGGTTATGATTGGCGATCGCTCCCACAAATAATTAATAAATAGAAAAAAGGTTACGCTGATGGCGTAACCTTTGTTTTCTGTACTATTGCAATTTCATAATTAGCTTTGCGACAGTCTTTAAACAATCACAAAATTGCTGACATTCAAAGCCGGCGCACCAGACAATTGTGCTAGTTGTACTTGTCTGAATCCACCAGCATTACCATCTTGGTCAAAGTACAACGCACCAGTAATATTGTTATAGATGAATCTTTGATCGGTGTTGCTTGCAGCAGTTCCCAAGGTAAACTGACTAATCGATAGCGCCCCAGCTAATAAACCACCACCAAAACCAGCCGCAGATATCTGAATGATGTCATTACTAATGCTGAAGTCAGTAATTGTGTCAATACCTTCATTAAAACGATTAAAGACAAAGGTATCTGCACCGCTACCACCCGTGATCAAGTCATTACCTACGCCACCAATGAGAAAATCATTGCCATTACCACCAATCAAAGTATCATTTCCGCTACCGCCATCCAGGGTGTTATTCCCAG contains the following coding sequences:
- a CDS encoding DUF5615 family PIN-like protein — encoded protein: MSLALYIDENVHRGITIGLRMRGVDVLTVQEDQRTGFPDPLILDRATELERVLFSQDEDFLAEANRRQDEAIDFAGVIYAHKLRVSVGDCVRDLEIIAKAADPEELKNCIQYLPL
- a CDS encoding Uma2 family endonuclease, with the protein product MNTNTVSLPTPLELNIDLTDEQFFQLCQNNRDLRFERTATGELIIMPPTGSETGYYNADITYQLRAWSRQNQLGKSFDSSAGFKLPNSAERSPDASWVKMERWNALTQAEKERFAPLCPDFVVELMSPSDSLEKTRAKMREYMENSAKLGCLINRQQQQVEIYRPNQEVEILQSPKTLSGEDVLPGFVLDLTEIW
- a CDS encoding DevA family ABC transporter ATP-binding protein, which translates into the protein MTNKPIIAIENLNHYFGYGPLRKQVLFKINLEINAGEIIILTGPSGSGKTTLLTLVGGLRSPQFGSLQVLGQELCGATAEQLVKTRRHNGYIFQAHNLHGSLTAVQNVKVGLELHTHISSQEIQTRSIQMLEQVGLGNHLHYYPDKLSGGQKQRVAIARALVSYPKIVLADEPTAALDSQSGRDVVNLMQKLAKEQGCTILMVTHDHRILDIADRIVQMEDGKLVQAVKL
- a CDS encoding DUF1995 family protein, producing MSQLPDTLEDAIAQAREATKAALADGYNRVQIDLLFPELKQMPIAEQFIPLFAEYESRLKVFFADAGGAALARRDWVDAPFQILDIGTGRAVSIQSKIQPEDEIFLFVSPTSVEIPQLEKVCEIIGDRPLVMLNPRLEDSGTVGIGYAARQIRQRFLNTIESCYYLRPVDETTAVFRCYPGQWEVLVQKGENWEIIAELPKKPSGDDIDYLLLQGRSQGSSDATPVKKPSMFKSLQRFIKALSS
- a CDS encoding oxygenase MpaB family protein: MLPNRYQNLNRIQQLDPVTDHSQIYYLMSGYEFSWEMQRSLEIALMRTYCVPSMSKLLDKTKEFHQRPQKRYDDTSILLVEIVKWGYESDRGQQALQRMNAIHGRFKIDNADFLYVLSTFIYDPIHWNANFGWRLMCEQEKLASFYFWREVGKRMHIENIPETYAEFERYKLNYEKENFRYSDTNRRIGESTLALFLSWFPWWMRKPLKPIVYALLDETMLDAFGFEHPSPLLRSFMVKILKFRARLMHWLPPRTQTNFYIDSPIRSYPNGYEIANVGPEEKPEKLQMK
- a CDS encoding TetR/AcrR family transcriptional regulator, with amino-acid sequence MSKGEETKTRILQQAAELFNQQGYAGSSISDIMRVTGLQKGGIYNHFSSKDELALQAFDFAIALVSQRTKAAIRSKHHASERLEAIMEVFSSFVEHPPIKGGCPLLNTAIESDDAHPALRDRARQAMNSWLNLISQIITKGINRGEIRTEVNAEEVATIIIATLEGAIMMSKLYNDVIHIQRAVTHLKQYINTNLKSYGTS
- a CDS encoding tautomerase family protein: MVQVKVYGLADKLNPIKSDLSHIIHTALIEIIKVTPEKKFQRFFPLEAENFYYPQDRSDNYLVIEIIMFEGRSIETKKQLLHQLMENIHKTFDISLNDIEITIFETAKSNWGIRGTTGDELNLNYKVEV
- a CDS encoding glutathione S-transferase family protein; this translates as MLKFYYNPISPNARRVWLTLLEKEIAFEPILMNLDGDQLQAEFLKVNPFHHIPVLVDDDLQIVESLAIMDYLEAKYPTPSLLPKENQALAKVRMVQYVTANELFPQIVSLIYENTASPQFLKATQHIDKVLLFLTELLGNSFYFGSEQLTLADIVAGIAVSSLPSLGINLSNYPKINEWTERLMQRPVWQKTKLSADDFEQFKRRVRILVKLRRRELNRGNKAQV
- a CDS encoding FHA domain-containing protein, with translation MQNLNQFSTTGLSLQLFHVQTNTAFDIPPNLTVIRLGKSNDQNPPDIDFSSLPNAEVVSRAHAQIIVENGNYLIEDLGSSNGTFVNDVKLDAGTRYQLTVGDRINFGQGDAITFIWQNSPALATVVHSTQIVPPPVQQKQPIVVDKTTKLIGLSLIVASIVLLTANVRIGIFFGLPSIALCFAGIFVLCQQRINRHLGWILIAIGILIIIFTGRIFASVNLLLLIATSTLFFIGYLLFTTGKILGYDWRSLPQIINK